A genomic window from Thunnus thynnus chromosome 12, fThuThy2.1, whole genome shotgun sequence includes:
- the LOC137193461 gene encoding immunoglobulin lambda-1 light chain-like has product MLFHPAAALCCLCSALVAMAAELIQKDLTLTRRAGETVSFSCGGTDQCDSSYPSVFWLQKKDTETFTPILDIDTTNGKVDRRYNHSQEDDFSFVNKGNGWELQIRTVQLSHSATYYCSCVKVDTHRYGYFIFVSGTKLYVDEQVVKPVVSVYPAASRAHLEGKSSLLCLASAMSPPVVQFSWKRQKKNGPLEDLPPAEGEQLELREPGRTASILLLHQQENSTYKYHCYVKHEGITVEAQTEQEVSALPPPVPSQYQVKLLCVLYTVLIVKSLVYCCGLSLLMILRNKGPSTNCTHAD; this is encoded by the exons atgcttttccacccagctgctgctctgtgctgtctgtgttcag cgctggttgccatggcagcagagCTGATTCAGAAAGATTTAACATTGACCAGGAGAGCTGGTGAAACAGTCTCCTTCAGCTGTGGAGGAACTGACCAGTGTGACAGTAGTTACCCATCTGTATTCTGGTTacagaagaaagacacagaaacattcacaccGATTCTTGATATTGACACGACGAATGGTAAAGTAGATAGAAGGTACAATCATTCTCAAGAAGATGATTTCTCATTTGTAAATAAAGGGAACGGCTGGGAGCTGCAGATCCGGACAGTTCAACTCTCACATTCAGCCACCTACTACTGCTCCTGTGTGAAAGTTGATACCCACA GATATGGCTACTTCATCTTTGTCTCTGGAACTAAACTGTATGTAG ATGAGCAGGTAGTGAAGCCCGTGGTGAGCGTGTACCCAGCAGCATCCAGAGCCCACCTGGAGGGGAAGAGCTCCCTGCTGTGTCTAGCCTCAGCTATGTCTCCTCCTGTGGTCCAGTTctcctggaaaagacagaagaagaacggCCCGCTGGAGGATCTGCCCCCTGCTgagggagagcagctggagCTCAGAGAGCCGGGACGCACCGCCTCCATCCTGCTGCTCCATCAGCAAGAGAACAGCACATATAAATACCACTGCTACGTCAAGCACGAGGGGATAACAGTGGAGgcccaaacagaacaag aggtttctgctcttcctccacctGTCCCTTCTCAGTaccaggtgaagctgctctgtgtgctgtacacagtgttgatagtgaagagtctggtgtactgctgtggactctctctgctgatgatcctcagaaacaagggaccgtccaccaactgcacacatgctgactga
- the LOC137193460 gene encoding immunoglobulin lambda-1 light chain-like — protein sequence MLFLPAAALCCLCSALVAMAAELIQKDLTLTRRAGEKVSFSCGGTDQCYSESPFVYWLQKKDTETFTFILDIDMRTGDIDNDYNHTQKDDFSVVKEQNGCELEIQTVQLSHSATYYCACIKVDTHRYGYFIFGSGTKLYVTDEQVVKPVVSVYPAASRAHLEGKSSLLCLASAMSPPLVQFSWKRQKKNGPLEDLPPAEGEQLELREPGRTVAIRVVDRDALYTYKYRCYVRHEGGTVEAQTEQEVSALPPPVPSQYQVKLLCVLYTVLIVKSLVYCCGLSLLMILRNKGPSTNCTHAD from the exons atgcttttcctcccagctgctgctctgtgctgtctgtgttcag cgctggttgccatggcagcagagCTGATTCAGAAAGATTTAACATTGACCAGGAGAGCTGGTGAAAAAGTCTCCTTCAGCTGTGGAGGAACTGACCAGTGTTACAGTGAATCCCCATTTGTATACTGGTTacagaagaaagacacagaaacattcacatttattctTGATATTGACATGAGGACTGGTGACATAGATAATGATTACAATCATACTCAAAAAGATGATTTCTCAGTTGTAAAAGAACAGAACGGCTGTGAGTTGGAGATCCAGACAGTTCAACTCTCACATTCAGCCACCTACTACTGCGCCTGTATTAAAGTTGATACCCACA GATATGGCTACTTCATCTTTGGCTCTGGAACTAAACTGTATGTAACAG ATGAGCAGGTAGTGAAGCCCGTGGTGAGCGTGTACCCAGCAGCATCCAGAGCCCACCTGGAGGGGAAGAGCTCCCTGCTGTGTCTGGCCTCAGCCATGTCTCCTCCTCTAGTCCAGTTctcctggaaaagacagaagaagaacggCCCGCTGGAGGATCTGCCCCCTGCTgagggagagcagctggagCTCAGAGAGCCGGGACGCACCGTCGCCATCAGGGTGGTTGATCGGGATGCTCTCTACACATATAAATACCGCTGCTACGTCAGGCACGAGGGGGGAACAGTGGAGgcccaaacagaacaag aggtttctgctcttcctccacctGTCCCGTCTCAGTaccaggtgaagctgctctgtgtgctgtacacagtgctgatagtgaagagtctggtgtactgctgtggactctctctgctgatgatcctcagaaacaagggaccgtccaccaactgcacacatgctgactga